The DNA sequence ACACCAAGATGTCGGCACGCACCGTGCTGTGAGGCGTGACGATGTCCTGCTCGTGCTTGGCCGAGATGCCGATCTCCCCCAGGCAGTAGGCAAGCCGCCTGCCCAAGCCGACCGGGTCTCGGGTCACGCCTGAGGTGTTGTACCAGTCCCGCGCTACCGCAGCCCGCTTCGACTCGCGCTCCTTCATCGGTGTGAAGGAGTCGAGGTTCCAGGTCTCTTTCAGAAGCGAAACGAAATGCGACTGCTCGAAGCGGTCCAGGTACGACTTGCCGATACTCGGCGCGCTATCGCTCAGGTCCCGGCACAGCGGGTAGATGTCCGCTGCGGCAATCGGCACCAGGCGCACGTCGAAGTACAGCCGGGCGCGGTTGTACGCCGCGAGCGGGAGCGTACGGCGATCGTCGGCACTCAGCTCCTGGTAGAAGGACCCCCAGTTGAGCCGGTAGCCCTCCCGCGCATTCGTGAATGACTGGATGCGCTGGATGCGCAGGCCGTCGGTCACCGGCCACAACATGACGACCTGGTGCTTCGAGAGGTCTTGCAGGGCTCCCATCCGCTCCCCGAGCTGCCCGCCGACACGCTCGATGGCCGAACCGATGGTTCCCGTCGTCGCGGCGATCTCCTCCAGGTCGGTACGCAGCACCTCCTGGTCGGGCAGGTTCTGGCCGCCGTTGTGGAACTCGAAGGTCTCCTCGATGATGGCGGGCCACTCCGACTTGGCGGGCCCGACCAGCTCCATGCCCGCAGACGCCAGGATTCGCTCGTTGCGGGTGGTCGCCCCCGCAAGTTGGGCCTGGAACTCCCGGCTGGTGGTCAGCCAGACCACCAGCACGCAGCTGTCCTTCAGCACGCCACGGTCGAGCAGGCTCAGCCGCTCCACGAACTGGCTGGGCACCGCGTTCTGCTCGGCCACCACCTCCTCGTACTGGTCGACGACGGCCACGGTGATCTGGGGCGTGAGCTGCCCACGCCCGGGGTGTGACGTGACCGCCGCGACGAGTTCAACCTCGGACTGGATCTGGCTGCGGGTCAGCTCCACCACACGGCACTCGGGAAGGTGGGTCGCGAGCTCCCGGACCGCGCTGCTCTTGCCGGACCCGCTGCGCCCGTAGAGCGGCAGGAACCGGAGACCTCCCGAGATCTTCATCGAGCTGTAGCAGCGCTGGACGACCTGAATAAGATCCGGATTGGGCCGGAGTCGAGCGCGAAAGGCGACATCGAGATCTTCATAGCGCGACGGAAGTCTGACGCTCAACGCTGCTGCTCCTGTGGTCGTCTCAACGTGAAGCAACTACTCTACCGACCACGACCGACGGGCCGCTCGCATCTTTCGATCGGCTCCTCCGAGGCGCCGTCTTTACGTGTCGGCACCCCGTCCGAGCCCGGTCAGTTGGTCGCGATCAACGACGCCGTCAGCGCCCGGCTGGTGATGTTGGTCGGACCGCCTGTCCACGTCCAGCGACACTGCGCCTGCAACACGTCGCCGGGGCTGAGCTCCAGCAGCACCCGGGTCAGGGCGGCCACCCCGATCCCGCTGTCTCCCTGCTTCTGTCTGCGCCAGAGCAGGGTCGTCCCATTCAGCATCAGCGACACCGACAGGCTGGTGATGGTCGTGAACCCGAACAGCGTGGCCGCGCTCGCACCGCACAGGTACAGGCCGCCAGTCCGGATCGTCAGCCGGTCATTGTTCACGGCAAGGTTCGCCATGTTGTCGTTGTCCCACACCTCCTCGGTGTAGGTCATCGTCGTCGCGGTGTTCACGACCACCGACTGGTTCGGGGGCACCTGCGAGCGCACGTACGCCGACGGCCGGTTGGCCGCAGCCGCCGCGGCGGCATCCCCGGCGGCCAGCGCCGCCTCGATGTCCTGCGCGAACGTCTGGAAGACGGCCGGGTTGATGGTGTCGCCACCGCACGGGTAGCGGATGCCGAGCAGTGGTGTCGATTCGGATCGGCCACCCGCCGACCGGGCCGCGCCTGCGGCAGTCAATCTGGTTCGACCTGCTCGTGGTCGTGGCCTGTGACGCGCTGGGCGTGGCGGCATTCGCAGCACTGTTCCTGCTATCCATGCCGTAGCTCGCCTGGCAAGAAGCCTGGCAAGACAGAAGAGCCCCCGTCCGGGAGACAACCCGGCAGGGGCTCTGACTCGCGGCGGGATAGTGAGCCGACCGCGGGACTTGAACCCGCAACCTTCCGATTACAAGTCGGGTGCGCTACCAATTGCGCCAGGCCGGCACGAACCGTGAAACGGTTCACAGCGATGGTACGCGCCGGAGCCGTGCGCCTCGCCACCGGATTCCCAGAAGTTTCGCCCCGTCTATGGCACTAAAGTACGTTTTGCCTGGCAGGGGCGTTCCACCTGATGATCCAACGGCTTGTTAACAGCCCGTGACCGGGTTACTTTGGCGGACGCCGGACGTGGTGAACACGGACGGCACTCACTTTCACTCGGATCGTCCGGCACGTTCCTGCCGGTGGAAGGAAGCACCCCCATGGCTACCGTCACGTACGCCAAGGCGTCCCGGATCTACCCGGGCACCGAGCGTCCCGCCGTCGACCAGCTCGACCTCCAGATCGGCGACGGCGAGTTCCTCGTCCTCGTCGGCCCCTCCGGTTGTGGCAAGTCCACCAGCCTGCGCATGCTCGCGGGCCTCGAGGACGTCGACCAGGGCGCGATCTACATCAACGACAAGGACGTCACGAACCTCCCGCCGAAGTCGCGGGACATCGCGATGGTCTTCCAGAACTACGCCCTCTACCCGCACATGACGGTGTACGAGAACATGGCGTTCGCGCTCAAGCTGCGCAAGACCCCGAAGTCGGAGATCGACACCCGGGTCAAGAAGGCCGCGCAGATGCTGCAGCTGGAGGAGTACCTGGGCCGCAAGCCCAAGGCGCTCTCCGGTGGCCAGCGCCAGCGTGTCGCCATGGGCCGCGCCATCGTGCGTGAGCCGCAGGTCTTCCTCATGGACGAGCCGCTGTCGAACCTCGACGCCAAGCTGCGCGTGCAGACCCGTTCGCAGATCGCCACGCTGCAGTCGCAGCTCGGCATCACCACGGTGTACGTCACGCACGACCAGGTCGAGGCCATGACCATGGGTCACCGCGTGGCCGTGCTGCTCGACGGTGTGCTCCAGCAGTGCGACACCCCGCGGACCCTGTACGACCGCCCGTCGAACGTCTTCGTCGCGGGCTTCATCGGCTCGCCGGCCATGAACATCAAGACCGTGCAGCTCACCGATGGTGGTGCCGTGTTCGGTCAGCTGGTGCTCCCGCTGACCCGCGAGCAGGTCGCCGCGGCTCAGGCCGAGGGCGGCAACGGCCAGGTCACCGTGGGCTTCCGCCCCGAGGACTCGGCGCTGGTCGGCGCGGGCGACGGCGGTCTGCCGATCGTCGTGGACCTGGTCGAGGACCTGGGCGCCAACGCCAACGTGTACGGCCACGCCGCGATCAACGGTGGCGAGGAGCGGTTCGTGGTCACCACGTCCCGCGCCGCGATGCCGAGCCTCGGCGAGACGGTGTACGTGAAGCCGGCCGCCGACCACCACCACGCGTTCCACGCCGCCTCCGGCGTGCGCATCTGACGCAGTAGCCAGCCCAAAGGGGGCGGAGCCGGTCGGCTCCGCCCCCTTTGCTGTGCCCGCTGTGCGGTTTGATCAGCGTTCGCGGTCAAGAAGTGCTGCCCAGCGGCAGCCTCCGACCGAAAACGGCGATCTTGCTGCCAACCCGGCGGCCTGGCGGTTCCTTATCCGCCTCGCGGGGCGGGTAAGGATGTAGGCATGACCGAATATCGAGTCGAGCACGACACGATGGGCGAGGTCCGGGTGCCGTCCGACGCGCTGTGGGGCGCCCAGACGCAGCGGGCCGTGGAGAACTTCCCGATCTCCGGCACGCCGCTGCCGTACCCCCTGATCATCGCTCTTGCCCAGATCAAAGAGGCGGCCGCGCAGGCGAACGCGGACACCGGTGTGCTGGACCGCGCGACCGCCGAGGCGATCGCCGCGGCGGCCCGCCAGGTGATCGACGGTGACCTGGCCCGGCACTTCCCGGTGGACGTGTTCCAGACCGGCTCGGGCACCTCCACCAACATGAACCTCAACGAGGTGCTGGCCCGCCTGGCCGGGCAGGCGCTGGGCCGCCCGGTGCACCCGAACGACCAGGTCAACGCCTCGCAGTCGAGCAACGACGTGTTCCCCTCCGGCATCCACCTGGCCGCGCTGCGGCTGATCGCCGACGACCTGCGCCCGGCGCTGCTGGAACTGCACGAGGCGCTGAAGCTGAAGGCGGCCCAGTTCGCGCACGTGGTCAAGTCCGGCCGCACCCACCTGATGGACGCCACCCCGGTGACCCTGGGCCAGGAGTTCTCCGGCTACGCCCAGCAGGTGCAGCGCGGGGCCGAGCGGGTCGCCTCGGCGCTGCCGCACGTGGCGGAGCTGCCGCTGGGCGGCACCGCGGTCGGCACCGGCGTCAACGCCAGCGCGGCGTTCCGGCGCGAGGTGTACGCCCACCTGGTCCGCAACACCGGCCTGCCGGTGCGGGAGGCCGAGAACCACTTCGAGGCGCACGGTTCACGTGACGCGCTGGTGGAGCTGTCGGGGCAGCTGCGCGCGGTGGCGGTCAGCCTGTACAAGATCGCCAACGACATCCGCTGGATGGGGTCCGGGCCGCGCGCCGGGCTGAGCGAGGTGCACCTGCCCGACCTGCAACCCGGCTCATCGATCATGCCCGGCAAGGTGAACCCGGTGCTGTGCGAGTCGGTGCGCCAGGTGTGCGCGCAGGTGATCGGGGCCGACGCGACGATCGCGTTCGCGGGATCGCAGGGCGACTTCGAGCTGAACACGATGCTGCCGGTGATCGCGCGCAACCTGCTGGAGTCGATCACGCTGCTGGCCGGCGTGTCCCGGGTGTTCGCGCAGCGCTGCGTCCTCGGGCTCACCGCCAACGAGGAGATCTGCCGCCTGTACGCCGAGGGCTCGCCCTCGATCGTGACCCCGCTCAACCGCCACATCGGGTACGAGGAGGCCGCCGCCATCGCCAAGCAGGCCCTGGCGGAGAACAAGACCATCCGCCAGGTGGTCGTGGAACGGGGCCACGTCGAGGCGGGCCGCCTGTCCGAGGCGGAACTCGACGCCGCCCTGGACGTCCTGGCCATGACCCGCACCCCGGACTGAACCCGGCGCGCCGCCGCCCACCCCGACCCCGCTTTACATAGACGTTGGCCTATCTCATCGAGTGACACGAGATCATTCTCGACGAGATAGGCCAACGTCTATTGAAAACACATCCTGCCCCGCCCCGCCACGTCAACGGTGGCAGGTCGGGAACAGGTCACGCCGCGCGGCGCCGGGCCACCTCGGCCAGCGCGACCGCAGCCGCCACCGACGCGTTCAGCGACTCGACCTCCGACACCATCGGGATGCTCACCCGCAGGTCACAGGTCTGTCCGACCAGCCGCCCGAGCCCGCGCCCCTCCGACCCGACCACCACGACCAGCGGCCCGATCGCAGCCTCCAGCTGGTAGAGGTCCGTCTCCCCGTCGGCGTCCAGCCCGACGACCGTGAACCCCTCCTGCTGGGCCTGCTTCAGCGCCCGGGTCAGGTTGGTGACCTGCGCGACCGGCAGCCGCGCGGCCGCACCGGCGCTGGTGCGCCACGCGGTCGCGGTGATCCCGGCGGCGCGGCGCTCCGGCACGAAGATGCCCTGCGCCCCGAACGCGGCCGCCGATCGGATGACCGCACCCAGGTTGCGCGGGTCGGTGACCCCGTCGAGGGCCACCAGCAGCGGCTCCGGGTGTTCGGCCGAGGCGGCGAGCAGGTCCTCGAAGCTCTCGTACGCGAACGAGGGCACCTGCACGCCGACGCCCTGGTGCAGCACGCCGCCGGTGAGGCGGTCGAGCTCGGCCCGGCTGATCTCCAGGATCGGGATGCCCCGGTCGCCCGAGGTGCGGACGATCTCGGTGATCCGGTCGTCGATGTCGATGCCCTGCGCGAGGTAGAGCGCGGTCGCGGGGATGTGCGCGCGCAGCGCCTCGACGACCGGGTTGCGGCCGACGAGCAGCTCCGGCGCGTCCTTGGGCGTGAGCGACTTGCGGCCGGGCGCGACCCGCGGCCCGGCGGCGCGGGCGGCGGTGGCCCGGCCGGGCGCGGTGCGCCGCGTCGGCGCGCCCTTGCCCGTGCCGCCCCGGCCCCAGGTGGTGTCCTTGGAGCCAGGCTTGCCGATCTTGGGGCTGCGCCCCTCGACGGCGGCCGCCTTGCGCTCCTTGTCCTGCTTCCACGCGGTCTTCGACGGCACCTTCTCGGTGCCGGAGTAGCCCTTGTGCCAGGGTCGCTCGTCGGCGGGCAGGGTCTTGCCCCGCCCCTTCAGGGTGTCCTTGCCCTTGCCGCCAGTTCCCTTGCTCGCGGTCTTCTTGCTGACCTGGCGTACGTTACGGCGTTGCGAGTTGCCCGGCATTACAGTTCACTTCCGATCGTCCAGCGTGGACCGTGCGGGGTGTCCTCGACCACCACTCCGGCCTGTTTGAGCTGGTCGCGCACGGCATCCGCGGCGGCCCAGTCCTTGCGCGCGCGGGCGGCGGTCCGCTGCTCCAGCGCGAGTGCCACCAGGGCGTCCACGGTGCCGCGCAGCGAGTCGCCGGCCTTCGTGTCCGCCCAGGCGGGGTCCTGCGGGTCGAGCCCGAGGATGCCGAGCATGGCCCGCACACTGCTCAGCGCGCCCGCGGCGGCCTTGCTGTCGCCGCCGGCCAGCGCCGTGTTGCCCTCGCGCACCACCTCGTGCAGCGCGGCGAGCGCCGCGGAGGTGTTGAGGTCGTCGTCCATCGCCGCGGCGAAGTCGGCGCACAGCACCCCGGGCTGCGTCACGCCGACCAGCTCGGTCGCGCGCTGCACGAAGCCCTCGATCCGCCGGTACGCGGTCGCGGCCTCCTCCAGCGCCTGCCAGCTGAAGTCGATGCGCGCCCGGTAGTGCGGGGACAGCAGGTAGTAGCGCAGGTCGGCGGGGCGCAGGCCGCGCTCGGTGACCGCGTCGAGGTCGATCACGTTGCCCAGCGACTTGCTCATCTTCGCGTCACCGAGGTTGAGCAGGCCGTGGTGCACCCAGAACCGCGCGAACGGCAGCCCGGCCGCGCGCGACTGGGCCTGCTCGTTCTCGTGGTGCGGGAAGACCAGGTCGAGCCCGCCGCCGTGGATGTCGAACTCGGCACCGAGGTAGCGCCGCGCCATCGCGGAGCACTCGATGTGCCAGCCCGGCCGGCCGCGGCCCCACGGCGACGGCCACTCGGCGTCGTCCGGCTCCTCGGTCTTGGCGCCCTTCCACAGGGCGAAGTCGCGCGGGTCGCGCTTGGCCCGCTCGGGGCCGTCCGGCGCGGCCAGCATCTCGTCGGGGCGCTGGCCGGACAGGGCGCCGTAGTCGCCGAAGGAGGAGACGGAGAAGTACACGTCGCCGCTGCCGTCGGTGCTCGGGTACGCATACCCGAGCGCGATCAGCTCCTGGATCAGCTCGTGCATCTCCGGCACGTGGCCGGTGGCGCGCGGCTCGTACGTCGGCGCCAGCACGTTGAGGCTGCGGTACGCGGCCGCGAGGATCACCTCGTTGGCGTACGCGATCGACCAGAACGGGCGACCCTGTTCCAGCGACTTCTGCAGCACCTTGTCGTCGATGTCGGTGATGTTGCGCACGAACGTGACCGACAGGCCCGAGTGCAGCAGCCAGCGGCGCAGCACGTCGTAGTTGACGCCGGAGCGCAGGTGGCCGATATGGGGACCGGACTGGACGGTGAGGCCGCACAGGTACACGGAGGCCTGACCGGGAACGCGCGGCACGAAGTCGCGCACCTGTCTGGTCGCGGTGTCGAAGAGTCTCAACGTCACCCGATAAGGATAGTCATCCTTCGCGACTCCATTGCGACTGCAGCCACCGCAGCGCGGGCAGGTACCGCTCATCGGCCGCGATGCGGTATCTCCGCCCGTCGTTGCCGGTGAAGCCGATCACCGTCCGGGAGCCGCCCGGCCCCTCCGGGTCGGCCTCGGCGGTGCCGCCCAGCACCGGGATGTTCCGCCGGGACGCCCCGCCACCCTGCGACAGCTCCAGCGAGACCGCGTCGGCGCGCAGGGTGCCGTCGAGCCAGCCGCGGCGGGCGTAGCGGGAGTCGGTGCCGTACACCGAGCCGCCGAACCGCAGCGGGTCGCCCGCCTGCACCGAGGCGAGCAGCCGCTCCGGCGAGCCGGTGTTCGTGCCGCCCGCGGGCGCCTCGTCGAGCTGGAACGCGCCGAGGCAGCGCGGCTCGCCGTACACCCGGATCTCCTCCAGCGCCCGGTCGATCAGCTCGCCCGAGGCCCGCCACCCGCCGGCCTGGGTGTAGTAGCGCCAGCGGCGCCCGTCCGTCGCGCGGCCGCGCGCCACCACCCGCCACGGCACCCCGAACAGGGTCCGCACGAGCACGAACAGCGGCAGCAGCAGGAGCGCGAGCAGCCATTCGGCGATGAAGAGGGCCAGCACGAGCAACAGCGGGAAGGCCACCACGAGCGCGAAGAAGACCAGCGCGATCGTGCAGCCGACCGGCTCGTCGCCGAGGTCGAGGCTGCCGAAGTCCACGAAACCGCCGCCGCTGCTGTTGCCGCGGAACCGGTGCGGCTTCGGCTTCCAGGGCAGCCAGCGACGGCCCACCCACCACTCGCGGCCGTCCGCCCCGCTCGCCCTGCCTGACATGCCCGGCATCCTGGCACGCGGCCGCAAGCCGCGCACCTCGCTGTGACGCGGTTATCCGCGCAGGTCAGGAGGGCATTTTCGCGATCACTGCGGGCAGATCAGCCAGGTCGGCGACGATCGCGTCCGGGCGGACCGGGCCGGGCACGGGGGCACCCGCGCGGTTGAGCCACACGGTACGCAGACCGGCGCCCGCCGCGCCGACGACATCGTGGTCGTACGAGTCGCCGACGTAGACGACCTCCTCGGGCCGCGCGTCCGCCGCGTCCAGCAGCGCCTCGAAGAACGCGGGCGCGGGCTTCTTCGGCACACCGCCGCGCAGCGCGTACACCTCGAAGGCGAACCAGCCGCCGAGCCCGCACAGCGCCGCCTCGCTGTTGGCGTTGGTGCCGTAGCCGAGCTGGTACTCGCTGCGCAGCTTGGCCAGCACGTCGAGCACGCCGGGGAACGGCCGCGAGTTGGCGAACCGGACCTCGAAGAACAGGTCGAGCAGGCCGGGGGTCTGGTCGGCGAGGCCGACGCGGTCCAGCGTGATCCGCAGCGCGGTCTCCCGGATCAGCCGGGCGGGCTGGTCGGCCAGCTGCCGCCAGCACTCGTCGGCGTCGGCCCGGAACCCGGCGACGCTGAGCCGGGGATCACCGACCGTCGCCACCACCGCGGCGAGCCCGGCGTTCACTCCGGTCACGATGTCCACCAGCGTATCGTCGGCATCGAAGGCAACAGTGGTGATCATCGGTATACGTTAGCCCATCCGGCCTGATCAGCCCCGCAACCGCAGCCCCCACCGCGCGTACGCGCCGACACCTGCCGGGGAGGGTCCTCCTGCGCCGCGACGCGCCGAGAAGGCGCCCTTCCGCACCCCGATAGGGTGGGAGGGTGGACACGGCGCAAACGCTGGATCGCGGCCTCCGCCTACTGACCCTCGTCGCCGACACCCCTGGCGGCCTCACCGTCACCGAGGCGGCCACCCGCCTCGGCGTGGGCCGCGCGGTCGTCTACCGGCTCGCCACGACGCTCACCGAGCACGCGCTGATCCGACGCGACTCCTCCGGTCGGCTGCGGCTGGGCCTCGGCCTGCTGCACCTGGCCCGCCGCGCGCAGCCGCTGCTGGCCGACGCGGCCCTGCCCGCGCTGCGCAAGCTGGCCGACCAGGTGCACGCCACGGCACACCTGACCGTCGCCGACGGGGACGAGGCGGTCGCCGTCGCGGTGGTGGAGCCGAGCTCGACGGTGTTCCATGTCGCGTACCGCACCGGGTCCCGCCACCCGCTCGCGGCAGGGGCGGCCGGGCGGGCCATCCTCGACGCCGACGAGGGCTGGACGGTCTCCTCCGGTGAACTCCAGCCGGGGGCGTACGGCATCGCGGCACCCGTACGCGACGTCGAGGGCCTGCGCGCCAGCGTCGGCGTGGTCGCCCTGGCCCCCCTCGACCCCGCGATGGTCGGCCCCCTCGTCGTAGCCGCCGCCCACACCCTCACCACCGCCCTCGCCTAACCTCCCCTCCTTCCCTTCCCCCACCCGCCGCGCCTCTCGGCACGTGCCGGGCGCCGGGCGCCCAAGATCAGCCAAGTTGCCGGGCAATCGGGCGTATCTTGGCCACTCTTTCGCCCAAGTGCCGGGCAACTTGCCCGATCTTGGGGCGCCCAACCTGGGCGGGCACCCGTTCTGGGCGGGCATACGACCGGGACGAACACGACCAGGGCGGGCGTACGACCAGGCGGCGCGCTGCCCGGTCTGGCGGGCGGGAGCGTTGTCCACCGGGTTGTGGATAACCCCATGAACTGCGTATCCACATGTGGATAACCGCGATTTCCACAGCTTTCCCACACGTAATCCACAGCCTTGGGCCGGTTATCCACAGCACGATCCACATGAACCGCAGATCTCCGGCACGCTGTCCGCCGTGCGACGAACTCGACGGCCACAGCAACTTGCCTGGCAGGTGTTCCGCGGCGCCGATGCGCTCCGCGAAGGCCTGCTCACCCTCGAACAGCTGCGCGGCGCCAACTGGCAGCGCCTCGCGTACGGCGTCTACGCCGACTCCCGCCTCGACCGCGACCACGGCCTGCGCTGCCACGCCCTGGCCCTGGACCTGCCCGAGCACGCCGGCATAGCGGGCCCCAGCGCGGCCTACCTGCACGGCGTCGAACACGCCGCCTCGTTCACCGACCCGGTCCACCTGATCGTCCCGGCCGGTACGCGCCTCAACCAGCGCAAGGAGGCAGCCGTGCACCGGATGGTGCTGGGGCCGGGCGAGATGGCCCTCCAGCACGGCCTGCCGGTGACGACTCCGCTGCGTACCAGCTGGGACATCGTGCTCTGGCTGGACCTCGTCCCGGCGGTCGCCGTGCTCGACGCGCTCCTGCGGGACAAGCGGGTGACCGCCGAGCAGTTGGCAGAGCTCGCCGCGGACCGGGTCGGCCGTCATGGCGCCGCGCGTGCCGCTCAGGCATTCGCGCTGGCCGACGGGGGAGCGCAGTCACCGCAGGAGACGCGGCTACGGCTCGGGCTGATCCGCGCCGGGCTGCCCCGTCCCGAGCTCCAGCATCCGGTGCAGGTCGGCGGACGGTTGCTGCACCCCGACCTGTCCTGGCCGCGGTACCGGGTCGCGATCGAGTACGACGGCGAGTGGCACGACAGCCCCGACAGCTTCCACCTCGACCGCCGACGCCTCAACCTGCTGGTCGGCGCGGGCTGGACCGTCCTGCACGTGACGAGCCGCCGCATGCGTACCGACTTCGCGGGCGTCGTCGCCGAGGTCCGCGCCGCCCTCACCGCAGCGGACTGGTCCCCCATGACCGACTAAATTGCCGGGCAATCGGGCGTATGAGTGCTCAAGATACGCCCGATTGCCCGGCAACTCGGATGATCGAGGAATGCGGTCAGCGGCGGCCGATGCTCAGGACCGGGTTGGGCTTGGAGGTCTCGGCGAAGAAGTCGTTGCCCTTGTCGTCGACGACGATGAAGGCCGGGAAGTCCTCGACCTCGATCTTCCACACGGCTTCCATGCCGAGCTCGGCGTACTCCAGCACCTCGACGCGCTTGATGCAGTCCTGGGCCAGCCGGGCCGCCGGGCCGCCGATCGAGCCGAGGTAGAAGCCGCCGTACGCCTGGCAGGCCTTGGTGACCTGGGCGCTGCGGTTGCCCTTGGCGAGCATCACGTAGGAGCCCCCGGCCGCCTGGAACTTCTCCACGTACGCGTCCATGCGGCCCGCGGTGGTCGGCCCGAACGAGCCCGACGCGAAGCCTTCCGGCGTCTTGGCGGGGCCGGCGTAGTAGACGGCGTGGTCGCGCAGGTACTGCGGCATCGGCTCGCCCGCGTCCAGCCGTTCGGCGATCTTCGCGTGGGCGATGTCGCGGGCCACGACCAGCGGGCCGGTCAGCGAGAGCCGGGTCTTCACCGGGTACTGCGCCAGCTGCTCGCGGATGGCGGACATGGGCTGGTTGAGGTCGACCTTCACCACGTCGCCGTCGGTGGCGGTCAGGTCCTCGTCGGTGGTCTCGGGCAGGTAGCGGGCCGGGTCGGTTTCGAGGCGCTCCAGCCATACGCCCGACGGGGTGATCTTGGCGACGGCCTGGCGGTCGGCGGAGCAGGAGACCGCGATCGCGACCGGGCAGGAGGCACCGTGCCGGGGCAGGCGGATCACCCGCACGTCGTGGCAGAAGTAGCGGCCGCCGAACTGCGCGCCGATGCCGAAGCTGCGGGTCAGCTCCAGCACCTCGGCCTCCAGCTCCACGTCGCGGAAGCCGTGCGCCAGCATGCTGCCCTCACCGGGCAGGTTGTCCAGGTACTTGGCCGAGGCCAGCTTGGCGGTCTTGAGCGCGTGCTCGGCCGAGGTGCCGCCGATCACGATCGCCAGGTGGTACGGCGGGCAGGCGCTGGTGCCGATGAGCCGCAGCTTCTCGTCCAGGAACCGGATGAACGAGGCGGGGTTCAGCAGCGCCTTGGTCTCCTGGTAGAGGTACGACTTGTTGGCGCTGCCGCCGCCCTTGGCCATGAACAGGAACTTGTACGCGTCCGCGTGCCCGTCGGGGTCCTCGGCGTACAGCTCGATCTGCGCGGGCAGGTTGGTGCCGGTGTTGCGCTCCTCCCACACGGTCAGCGGGGCGAGCTGCGAATAGCGCAGGTTGAGCTTGGTGTACGCCTCGTACACGCCGCGCGCGATGGCGGCCTCGTCGGCGCCGTCGGTCAGCACGTGGCGGCCGCGCTTGCCCATCACGATCGCGGTGCCGGTGTCCTGGCACATGG is a window from the Catellatospora sp. TT07R-123 genome containing:
- a CDS encoding fumarate hydratase; translation: MTDFAYSSLLPLGADTTDYRLVTDEGVDVVSGPGGRKFLTVEPEILTQLTAEAMHDIAHYLRPAHLTQLRAILDDPLSSANDRFVALDLLRNANIAAGGVLPMCQDTGTAIVMGKRGRHVLTDGADEAAIARGVYEAYTKLNLRYSQLAPLTVWEERNTGTNLPAQIELYAEDPDGHADAYKFLFMAKGGGSANKSYLYQETKALLNPASFIRFLDEKLRLIGTSACPPYHLAIVIGGTSAEHALKTAKLASAKYLDNLPGEGSMLAHGFRDVELEAEVLELTRSFGIGAQFGGRYFCHDVRVIRLPRHGASCPVAIAVSCSADRQAVAKITPSGVWLERLETDPARYLPETTDEDLTATDGDVVKVDLNQPMSAIREQLAQYPVKTRLSLTGPLVVARDIAHAKIAERLDAGEPMPQYLRDHAVYYAGPAKTPEGFASGSFGPTTAGRMDAYVEKFQAAGGSYVMLAKGNRSAQVTKACQAYGGFYLGSIGGPAARLAQDCIKRVEVLEYAELGMEAVWKIEVEDFPAFIVVDDKGNDFFAETSKPNPVLSIGRR